A window of the Miscanthus floridulus cultivar M001 chromosome 14, ASM1932011v1, whole genome shotgun sequence genome harbors these coding sequences:
- the LOC136505580 gene encoding uncharacterized protein codes for MGRPRMLGGAGGGIDPIAEEPHHHARSPADGGLGLGPDPAALACAISAEACAVLAIMRRGLRHPRATAADDAMAEHPLVTSLHALRRGARPPRPRSGTSMSAPQSTPASASSTRPRPRASSCSGSRATRCTSSSAASSRASQRYAVLMELTLLSNQRWVAWM; via the exons ATGGGTCGCCCCAGGATgctcggcggcgccggcggcggcatcGACCCCATCGCCGAGGAGCCCCACCACCACGCACGCTCCCCCGCCGacggcggcctcggcctcgggcCCGACCCGGCGGCCCTCGCCTGCGCGATCTCGGCCGAGGCCTGCGCCGTGCTCGCCATCATGCGGCGTGGGCTCCGGCACCCGCGCGCCACGGCGGCCGACGATGCCATGGCGGAGCATCCGCTGGTCACCTCCCTCCACGCGCTCCGGCGAGGAGCacgcccgccgcgcccgcgctcgGGGACCAGCATGTCTGCACCGCAGTCAACACCTGCTTCCGCGTCGTCCACCAGGCCGCGGCCAAGAGCGAGCTCCTGCAGCGGTTCTCGCGCCACGCGATGCACGAGCTCATCCGCTGCGTCTTCGCGCGCCTCCCAAAGATACGCAGTGCTGATGGAGTTGACGCTGCTGTCAAACCAGAG ATGGGTGGCATGGATGTGA